The genomic stretch AGCCAACATTTACAATGAATACGAAACGATTCAAAAAGACGTGTCctcatttgaaaataaatttaaaacagaagaGTTTTTGACTTATTTCAAGAAATTGAATGATTctcaaaaacatttacaaaactTGTGTGATGTTGCAGAAGGTAAATATGTGTTAGATAAGGCACATCACGAAATAGAGAGATACAATTACAGTGAGGCTATTTTAACAGTTAAGCAACTGTTAGATAAATtacttttgttaaaatttgaaagcaaTTTGGCGAAAGCACTTACAAATATGATATCCCAAGCAGAAAATCAAATAGCAATTTATAAAGCTCAACTAAATATAGAATGGGAAGAGATATTTACTTGGACAGAACAAAGAGGTGTAAATCAATTAACATACTCTCTAACAGTACAGCAAAGTGATCTAAttctaataaagaaaatattaagatCTCTGTTTGAAGCAGAATGCCTCAATGCAGAGCTGGGTTTGTTTTCtgatttctttataaataaattactacataatGTAATTAGACATAATTGTgatatatttactgatgatCATGTCGGTGCATtagttttcaatattaaaattgatttgaGTGATCAGTCAAAGCCAAACTTACAAAcgattgtaaataatttaacagcTGTGTTTGAATTCCTGCAGTCGACACTTGGCTCACTACTAGAAACTGAAACAACATTTATTGAGATTTTCGCCAAATCTATAAAGACACAATTCTTCTCTAAAATAATTGAGGATTGCATTAGAAATAACCTACCATCTTGTGAGAGTAGCTACGAAAACTATAAAAACATTGTCATAGAACTTGAatcttttaataagtttttagttgatttaaaatttgttgAAGCAAATAAATCACCACTTGATAAGTATATCAATGACACAGAATGtgtattgtataataaaaaGTGTGATAAATTGTTAGCCGATGTGCGGCAACTGATGAATCAAAGTCTCTCATATCAAACTCTTACAGTAGGAACTGTATTCGATACAGAAAATGAGTCTTTACTTGATGTCACTCAGAGGTGTGTCGCATATGACCTTAGTAACCCATTGTTCCTACCTAAATGTGTTATATCACAAAATGTTaagaaaataatgacaataatcaCAGAACACTTGGAAGAATGTGTCAAACTGCCTGAAAAGTACAGTAATAAGCTtgttacttatattaaaaagataGCTGTTATGTACCAGTCTATAGTACCATATAAATTTAAAGTCAATCTGGAATGCTGCCCTTTGGACATAGGTAAGACAagcatattttttaatcttacttagaaaatagttatttgttcaacaagtgagcaaagttattttttgctgcgagtgctgcaagacaaaaaaaaaaattgctctcatgtgaaacatacaacttttcacctcaaCTACCGAGAAAGGTGTTATAGGttatagtaagagaaacaattaagatagtAAAttggctaaaatgagtttcggaatgCACTGGAtcacattgtttattttttaacacgGAGTAATTCCCAGATGTATGGTCAcatggggttcgaaatttaaatcacttagCCTCACGAGTATTCACGTATTTTCGTGGTGaggtgaaaatatatttaacattctTACTTGTGATAAATCAATAGGAACCTCTAATAATGAAGATAAACACATAAAATCAATTCTGCAAGAAAATACTTGTGTTtcagtttaattaaaaattgatttGGTAGGTATTTCTACATTGTTTGCATTTTCAATAAGGGCCTTCTAGTTCAAAAGCATGTTTATGGATACAATTAATACCATAATACCACCAGGCGCCATAATACATCTACTACACTCAACACCTAATGGAGGAGGGAAATTTTCATGGAAAAATGAAACCCTGATCCCATGTCAGGTAAAAGTTAGCCTTGTTTTCTTCTTTCGCCTATTGCTTCATTGCTTACTTATgcattacattgtaatattCTGCattatcatatcagccggaagacacccactgctggacaaacatctttcccaaagatctccatgatgaTCAACCCTATATTGCCCTACTGGGGCTGCCAGGATCAGTGTCTTTCATTTTGGGGGGTTTTGCAATGATCGCCATACTTGGCAGGTGGGTTGGCAACCACAGAAGATGATTATGCTCTCTCAGATAGATACTGCTGCCCATACTCTGTTCTATATTCCTTAGCCATCTCTTTATGACACCCACAGAAGGTTATGGTGTGGTTCTATTCTGGTGTGACACCGCACACATATGTTCTATGTGgcaataaagattttatttatttataagtaataattatttcattacagcTTTGTTCTTCAACAACTGCTTCTACTTGGCTCATAGCCTGCTGGGACCTCCATGGAAAAACACCCTGCCAGCACCATTGGCTGACTTTCTTAATTTAACCCTCTTGGAGTGCATACAAGACCTCAGAATAGTTGGATTAGAGAAGATTTCGATTTATTTGCAAAgtagaaaaaaatttataatagaaCAAATGGAAACTaatggtaatttttttaaaactatcatgagaaaagtatatttttgtGTTGTGTAGTGTTGATATatccttaatatatataaattatgtgacacgttttttgtccgcgatggactcctaaactaatgaacggattttaatggggataacttcatggagtgcagtttggtcgaacttgagagataggatagtttttatttggatttgggacccataattatttttattttcaatatttgttttgtatggacatattttctatgagagaatttcattataacaacagggagcattttttatgaaataattcttgatgttttgaaatattattggtgaattcgtataaaacagtatttttttattatctacagaacaacgtctttcgagtcagctagtataaatatattattccaTTTAACACACAcaagtattaatattaacatacacacatattgtctacccattaatgtacctacCACctctactgtaaaatgtgacttgcaataaaatattttgatttgatttatttgaaaaaaaaaatattcatttaatataagataattttttttgcatgtgttggtatatatatatatccagtGGTAGTAATAtagattttgtatattttgacaACACAACAATGTTAATTTtcataaagataaaataataatttttatgtagcAGCAATGTACCTACACCATACCATCAAGTAAGCCATATGcttttctataaatattgagTTACATGAAGTTTATCGTCCTACTGTATAACTAACACCAGTTTGTTTATcccattttaaatttatatgttaataTAAGATCTCTTTTTCCAGAATTACCATGGACACTAGAGTCCTATGACACATTTAACTTTGGAGTGAATAGTTCTCTCAGAATAATGAAGGAGTTGAAAAGCAATTGGTACAATATTCTACCACACAAGATGTATGAACTGGCATTATGTACTTTGGTTCAAGCACTGTGTCAGAGTATGGTAGGCAGAATATTTGCCGAATCGACTCCTGTCAGTGAGAAACTTGTTTACACCCTGGCAAATAGGTTTATTGATACAGCTGAGgaaattaaatgtttgtttgAGGTGAGATTATTAGCACACTTATTtacttgatatttatttttctaactttTAGGGATAatttatcagagtgaattttataATGACGACTGACCCGGacgttagttggtcaactaaccatttgtatcatacttcagaataaattatgcggtataatacgTCCTTCCCAGGCTTAGATATTTTCTaccttaccaaaaataaatttatgctgaatgttaaaaatatattattagacaAAAATGACATCAGTCAAACcacctaaattattaaaaaacactcATAATAACAACACACTCACCCAAACACTTACATGATATTTTGcgtattttttttcctttctcGCTTTgctatatttgttttatctcaagtagattatttatgaatttatgattattttttattgttttgcctatctatactaatattataaagctgcagtgtttgtttgtttgtttgaacgcgctaatctctggtactactggtccgatttgaatgattctttcagtgttgggtagtccatttatcgaggtaggctataggctatatatgtttttttttctttcaaaattagggatccgtaataaaattgctattttgtaacacaaggtgtaaaatcgaaaacctatttttgcgtgcgctgcaaaaactattgacaatagaacaaaattatgtacaggctataatataggcaatattttattacttataaactatcgcgtgaattatactttatatggcaaaacaacgtttgccgggtcagctagtataatataaaatcactatTTGCCAATGATTTTTACTTTATCATCTAGCTAATAAGAGATGTAATGTGCTGtagattttacgaaataaattaatgataaaaGACTTCTGTGTATACTATTAGACTAGAAATTTGGAATAACAATTGTGTCGCGATTATGGATCGCGTGGGCGTACAGAGAGGGGAGCAGGCATGGTGAATATACCAAATGCagatgtaataataatgacaattttttattgGCCACTTTAAACAAAATCGGTAAGTGTTAATTTGTTGAAAACAACGCCAGCTTGCTTGCAgtcgactaacggccgttcttgccgtacttgagataaaaatcgtagctatcgttgacttttctgtgccaataaacttatcgacggtaactcaccttatccgtacacgctgcctgtcaataggaggacgtatagcttaccagcgatagaagtttgtatggaaattgcacgCGTCCcaagattattga from Leptidea sinapis chromosome 22, ilLepSina1.1, whole genome shotgun sequence encodes the following:
- the LOC126970803 gene encoding centromere/kinetochore protein zw10 homolog, producing the protein MSTVSPENNTVQPNKDYKKQKDQLLTKIRELTEKIQLLSFALHQNIVDLYLNFTPTKSLEQLNYKNRKANIYNEYETIQKDVSSFENKFKTEEFLTYFKKLNDSQKHLQNLCDVAEGKYVLDKAHHEIERYNYSEAILTVKQLLDKLLLLKFESNLAKALTNMISQAENQIAIYKAQLNIEWEEIFTWTEQRGVNQLTYSLTVQQSDLILIKKILRSLFEAECLNAELGLFSDFFINKLLHNVIRHNCDIFTDDHVGALVFNIKIDLSDQSKPNLQTIVNNLTAVFEFLQSTLGSLLETETTFIEIFAKSIKTQFFSKIIEDCIRNNLPSCESSYENYKNIVIELESFNKFLVDLKFVEANKSPLDKYINDTECVLYNKKCDKLLADVRQLMNQSLSYQTLTVGTVFDTENESLLDVTQRCVAYDLSNPLFLPKCVISQNVKKIMTIITEHLEECVKLPEKYSNKLVTYIKKIAVMYQSIVPYKFKVNLECCPLDIALFFNNCFYLAHSLLGPPWKNTLPAPLADFLNLTLLECIQDLRIVGLEKISIYLQSRKKFIIEQMETNELPWTLESYDTFNFGVNSSLRIMKELKSNWYNILPHKMYELALCTLVQALCQSMVGRIFAESTPVSEKLVYTLANRFIDTAEEIKCLFEDHAVLENKVEIWKRFAKMPQLLKAQMLEIAEMWNSCKELSESYICEEIRHIVKIRFPDNKYRLNILKEIQ